agaacacaggcaGGACTGGTTCCCATATGCTTACAGAAAGGCAGTAAagaggaacaattttcagcttgtgtgattggaggacaTCTGGATggatattataagactgtcctccataaatgaggaaaagtttaggtgcctttgttattcttttgttccactctttctttctatggggaatttgccaatgcagtatcattgtcttccttttaaacaaataaaactaaaaaaggcaatggctgttgaaaatagcaattccagtcctaaaaaccactgcgAAGCATTTCTTGCTTATTCATTTCTAATCCtagtttttctacagcaaattacagtggatcaacGTATTTGATTTGAGAGAAATGAAGTAAGAGCTGCCCAAATGTCACCCCCTGGAaatatgctgccccaagcacctgcttgttttgctggtgcctagagccagacctgctacaaaGGTAGTTTTACTCCTGTTTTTGTAATTGGGAACTTGCTTCCAGCGGGGAatcctctttgttttaaatctatttattACGCTGTGaggttaccttccatcctgattttgcagatgtgattcttttacttttttctttacaataaagttcttcttttaagaacctgattgagttTTGTGTCCTAAGAATAAAGGGTGTGGTCTGTACTCACATTGCTGTAGCTAGAGTGTATTTAATTTCAAAGAAATGCTTCCACCCATTAAGAGCATGGATTAATGATAACCAGAAGGTATTGGTTTCCCCTTTGAGTTTTTGGTAAAGGTCCCAAAAATCAATTTGCAGAACCTGCCATGGACCTTCATATATTTAGCATCATAAAGAagcatttgtttttgttggtgTAGGATTATTCTGTGCATAAACCAAACAATTTGCACAGTACGGGTATACGTTTGCCTTCATGCATGGCCACCAATCTATCGGGGTGACACACTGCATGGCTTTTTTCCATCTCCTGAAGGTAGTTCTGTTACCCGGGATTCTTTTAACATAGACCTCTTGATAACATGTAGTCCatgtgaggtggtgtcaggaaataaatcaggggaaacAGGGAGGTCtgaccaatagatggctggcacagacaggacaacacaagagtgctttcacttaaagctaaattttactttttctcgagcacttacacacgtccgcaacaggttagtaaaataCACCCCACCCTCAATAATtgccaaagctgagtgtggctcttgagtGGCACAGTACAGCCCATCTGCTGGTGGGGagcacaagatgcatccagaggagAGCCCAGTCCAACTACCTCAAACTTTCCCCCCTTAATTATAGATTAGTAAtacaatgacatgtcccttaaagaaaacttgttaagcaaacagtttcaatggtcaagcaagaggttccttctgattattgattaatcaagtgttttttttttcctgtgggcaTATCATTCTCTTCTAAAATGTATCaacaacttcaacacaattcttatcaggaagaacACCAGGTCAAGCTgctctttctgtggcacccaaccccccctcccctcctgccgtGGTCAAGatgaggctgctgcatggctactttacagcctgctgacttagttgcttttagcaataaaccatagtggtttcaggcactttactgatTTGCCAAAACCTCACCGTACATGTCATGTACCAAATAGATCATTTCCCTCTGTTTGCATGCTTGTGTGTCCAAATTCAAGCAACTTCTTTATTCAAGAGATTAAAGAGTGGACCTGCAATGTGAGCAAAGTTAGAGATAAAGTCTCAATGGTATCCTGCTAAACCTAAGAAAGAATATAAAGCAGTTATGTTAGCAGGCATGGGTAGTTCCCGACTTGAATCCACCTTTAGTTGTGCAGGTGATCGACCTCCTTGAGATAAAGTGATACATGAAGGAAACTTAGGAGACCACTAGTTATACCTTTGTTGGGTTACACTTTAATCCTGAGTCCTTCATGATTTGAAAAAAAGTTCATTTCAACGCTCCAGGTGCTTCTCTTGAGCTTCTGTTGCTAAACAAACATCATCTACATATTGAAATAGAAGAGATGGTTTAGAAAACCCTGACAAAATTCATATAATTTGCCCATGGAAAATGGCTGAACTATTAAGTAGCCCTTGGGGTCAGACTTGAAATGGAAACTGACCCCTTTCTACTGTGAAAGCTGGGCAACATTGGCTTCCCTTAGACACGTCATTTGATTCTCAATAGTAAATAGTAAGATGACATGCCCCATTCGGTTTTTGTACTGTGCAGATTGGAGACTTGCATATTGAAATACGCTTATGAATGATGCCCTGGTGAAGCAGTGATTCAGTGGTTTTAGCAATGTGTTGAGGcctgaaaaaatggaaaaaaaatagcattgCTAGGAAAATCTAAAATGGCTCCCTTGCAAGCAACAGGGATGGGGCCACAGATGAAGAGGTGGAGCATTTATCAAGAATTAGAAAAGTGGCAACTCTATGAATTGTGCATAGATCAGTTCCCTAATTTGCCATACCAATACAGTCTGGTAAGGTCAGAAAAGGATTTAATGTCTCTCTGATTGTCTAGTACCAtgtcaccagccagctctgcatggaGGTCTGAGAGCCAGAGCACAAGGGGAAAAATTTTAGGTCCTTTTATGAGTAAAGAGCCGGTGCAGCCTGTcccggatctgtttggtcctcaccccGTAGATTATGGGATTTAGCATGGGGGGCATCAAGAGGTAAATGTTGGCAATGAGAACGTGGAAATGCAGGGGCACATTCTGCCCAAACCGATACATTAGGGAGAAGAAGAAATTTGGGATGTAAAAGGCTAAGATGGAACAAAGGTGGGAGATGCAGGTCCCAAAAGTCTTGAGCCGGGCATCCTTTGTagggaggctgaagatggccctgaggatctgggtgTAGGAGAGGGCTATAAAAAGTACATCCAGACCAATCACACAAAATACCAGAAAGAGCCCATAGTAACTACTGATGCGGGTGTTAGCGCAGTCCAGCTTCACCACAGCTATGTGTGCACAGTATGACagggggatgatgttggttctgcaatacgGCCACtgccttaccagtaatggaaatGGCAATGCAAGGAAACCACTGCACAGCATCATGGCTAGGCCAATATTGGTCACCACAGGGTTTGTCAGGATGGTCgaatgtctcaggggatggcaaatggccacatagcgatcaaaagccatggccacaaagatcccagactccatcactgaaaagcagtgaatgaagtagagctgaatgaggcaggaattGAAATTGATCTCCCTGGAATTAAACCAGTATATTGCCAGCATTTTGGGCATAATGGACGTAGATACAACCAGGTCGGTGATAGCCAGCATGcaaaggaaatagtacatgggcccaTGGAGACTCGGGTCTGTCTTCACGGtaaacaggatggtgaagttccccaagatggctatggtgtacatggtgcagaaagggatggagatccagacgtgggctgcctccaggccaggaacacccagcaggatgaaggtggaggggttggagaAGCGagttgtgttggaatctgacatgcAGTAGGGaagaaggtgtccaactctgaggcagaacGGGATCTCCTGCATGCACTATACGTTCCcctgacttcctgtatgtgcCAAGGCTCTAGGGTGATGGTCGCAGTACAGTTGCCTGGATAGAGAGACAAAGCTCATATAAGACACTACATATGCTGTTAGAGGCTGTTCTCATGGGTGAAGCTGTTTGGTCACTCTTCACatactgaaaaatgacattttcattattgaGAGAAATTACTTATGAACAACAGACCCTATTAATGCCATTTCCTTATCTTAATGGGGCTTCTTGCATCAATAATTCCTACATGTCATGGTCTGAGAAATCTTAATAAGTGCCAGCAGGAAACATGAGTGTGAACACTGGTTATCCATCACTGTTTTTAATGTGACGAACGCCAGGCTAACTAGTCCATGCTGTAGGGAGATCTACATTCACCTGGTTGCTCAAAATCTGAAactggggaaaaacaaacaaaccattgaCAGGACATGTGCCAGGGGAAATCTTCCAAACAGAACATACCTGTGGCAAAAGATGTGGCTGTCATTGATAGCAGCTCCATGGAAACAAATGCTCATTCTCAGCAGTGGGCAAAACAAAGGCAACGTTCAAATGGCTAAGGAATGGGATGAAGCATAACCTGCTCTGGCTTTGTGCTCAGTTCTGGTTATCCATCTCTCTGAAAGGGTTGCCATATGCAGACAGATCGAAAAGTCTGGGAGGttttagtttagagaagagacaaagaagGAGGCATATGATAGAGGAGAGCAAAATGAAGAACGAACTGATGACATTCAAAtggacaaacagagaagagttccCAACCAGTAATATCTATAGACCTTTATTACTTCAGATGGGCTGATTCCCCAAAGCTGAGGCAAATTATCAGCAAAACTGATTGGGAGGGAAAATGTAGACCAAAAAACAGGAAGGAAATTGGGAGTTCTTTCAGAAGAGTTGATTAGATATTCAAAAAGTCATGATGCCACAGTCAAGAAAATAGAGAACTTTGGACCAACCCCAGTTCAGtggcaaagtgaaggcagcagATGAGAGAGGAGATCCAGGAAGAGCATATGGGGAAATGGGAAATAGACAGAAAACAATACAAATTGGAAGTtatgaaaattgataagggatgtTAAAAACACAAGGGAAAAATCCATTCATGACAATGTTCAGGATCACAAAAAAGAAgttattaaatatataaagaacCAAAGAAATCCTAGAAAAAGTTTTAGACTGATTCCTAGAGGGAGAAAGTAAACTTGTTAATCTTGCAGAAGAAGGAGAtgtgttcaaaaatatttttgttctgcatttgagaAGGAGCAGCATGAGGTGCTCATATCACCTAAGATGATGAAACATTCTCCAGGCCATTAGGTGTCCAGGAAGGTGTTAAAGAATATGTGTAACGGATCCTTACAATtaagaacaccagagttacaaaatgACCAATccaccacacatctcatttggaaacAGAAGTATGCAGTCAAGTTGCAGCAGAGTCCCCCAAAATTTATTATGCAATGCAGGGACACTGAAATGCATTTAGGGGTCAATATGGGCAATGAACTCATcatgagctcccagtgaaatGCTGCAGCCAAAAGGGATGATGTGATCCTTGGCTGCATAAGCAGGGGAGTGGTGAgttggagcaggggaaggatttCACCTCGCACATGACATTGGTGAAATTGACTGCATCCAGTCGCAGGGTCCGTATTTCAAgagggatgttgaaaaattggagagagggcagaaaaaaactacaaaatttattggaggctggagaaaatgcctgtcAGTGAAAGACTTAAAGAGCTTCATTTATTCACATTCAGTTATAACAACGGGCTCTGTAATCTAGCACAGAAAGGCAGagcaagaaccagtggctggaagctggggTGATTAACCTCTGGAGGAAACTCCGACAGgaattggtggattctccacctccccatgtctgcagatccagactggatccttttctagaagatctgcttgAGGGATTCTCTGCACTTAGAAAGCTACAGTGGCACTGCCATAGCGATTCACTGTAGAGTCTAACACTAACGGctggggttctcccatcagtgtatgtaatccacttccctgagaagtgatagttagaataatagaatataagggttcaaatttacctcaggaggtcatctgttccaaccccatgctcaaagcaggatgaacaccaactaaatcatcccagccaggctttgtcaagccaggctataaaaacctctaaggaaggagattcctccacctcccgagataacccattccagtgtttcaccactcttgtcatgattttttcccctctaatatctaacctaaactgcTCTgaatgcaacttgagaccattattctttgttctgtcatctggtaccactgagaacagtctagattcatcctttTTGAAAtcgcctttcaggtagttgaaagaagctatcaaatcctccctcattcttgccttttgcagactaaacaatctcagttccctcagcttctccccataaatcatgtgctccagtcccttaatcatttttgttgccctccgctggactcttgccattttttttcacatccctcttgtagtgtggggcccaaaactggacatattactctagatgaggcttcaccaatgtcgaatggaggggaacgatcacgtccctcaatctgctggcaatgcccctacttatacaccctaaaatgctgttagccttcttgccaacaagggcacactgttgactcctatccagcttcttgtccactataatccctaggtccatttctgcaaaactgcttccTAGgtactcggtccctagtctgtagctcTGCATGGGATTACTCCGTACTAAGTGTAAGACTCTGCATTTCTCCTTGTTAAACctcgtcagatttcttttggctcaatcctctataatttgtctacatccctctatatcctatccctgccctccagcgtatctaccactcctcccagtttagtgtcatcaaAACTAAAACTAGATTTAGGGAAGAAtttttttgttgtcctccatctctacatctctcagaggtgtggattttttctgcttcttcagaaaaaggcaaatgcaatgtTAGTTTATATTAGCGGCGGCGTAGCATGCAAGTCGCAGTAGGATATAGTACCGCTCTGTtcagcgctggttaggcctcagataGAGCAGTGTGTCTAATTTTGGTCACTGCTGTAGAGAAAAGATGTAGAAAAACTTGAGAGGATCCAGAGACAActgacaaaaatgattcaagggatTAAATGCATGGAAAGCCATATGAAAAAGCTGAAGGAACAGGGCATATTTAGTGCTGAAAGGACGTATttaaggggggacatgacagcagtcttCAATTGGTTTGAAATGCTGCCATAAAAAGGTGGAAGGAAGTTGTTCTCCTTTGCCAAAGCGAGCAGGAGAAGAGGCAATAGATCAAACTACAGAATAGCAGATTGAGATGAAGTGTCAGGAAAAAAACCTTCCAAACAGTAAGAATAGGAGAAGAGTGGAACAGATgaatacaggagtaactgggtgaaatttaatagccTGTGTTATAAAGAAGGACACACTGGGTGTTTTAATGGTCCTATCTGAATCTGAACCCTATGAATCTATTGATAAAGAAACGAGATCAGGCAATTAGATTTTCTGTGTCTCATATCATGAACAAGTAAACATTCAATTACATTGAAAGTCTGCACATATAACACTGAGAAAAGAAAATAGTTAATAGAATCCATATtttgcctgtggaactccttgccccaAACTTTATTGGATCAAAAGGTTAgctgaatgggattcacaaatgggaaaactttggggaaagggagagcctgtacaggaaggatgtgCTCCACctgaaccaaaatggaaccagattgctggcacttgatATTAAAAACGTTATAGAGCAATTTTCAAATTAAAGGCTGGAGGAAAGCCAATGGATACAGAACAGCATGTGGTTTGGATAAATACATCCCTAAGGgtaggatctattaatggagattatCTAAATCCTAGTAAGAAccagaggatggaaaatgataaaatacagaccTCTGGGACACACCACaatttattctgaaaactgaccatttttaactaccttttgcttcctatcttttaaccggtTACCAGTCCATGAAAGcctcttctctcttatcccatgttAGCTGACCTTGCTTAAGAGCCAGTTGTAAGGTACCCAGTCAAtggttttctgaaagtctaagtacactatgtgcACTGGATACCCCTTGTacgcatgcttgttgaccccctcaaagaattctagtagattggtgtgGTGTGATTTACCTTTACAAAAACAATGTTGATTTTTCCACAGCAAACCATGTTTATCTATATGTctaacaatattgttctttactatcgtttcaattaatttgcctgatactgaaatcAGGCTTAGGGGGCTTGTAAtcgccgggatcacctctggagcccttcttAAAAATTGTCATCACATTAGTACATTAGCTATCTTCgagttatctggtacagaagctgatttaattgATATGTTACAgactacaattagtagttctgtaatttcacatttgagttccttcagaattcttgggtgaatcccatctggtcttggtgacttttCACCATTTAATTTATCATATGTTCCAAAACATACTCTGACAACACCTCAttctggggcagttcctcagatttgtcacttaaaaagaatggctcaggttaggtaatctccctcacaccctcagccgtgaagacggatgaaaagaattcatttagtttctctgcaatggtcttATCGTCATGAGTGCTCTGTTAGCACCGTGATtgtccagtgaccccactgaCTGTTTAGCCAGCTTCCAGcttctaatccagtggttctttaatttttgtactggtgatccctttcacatagcaagtttCTGAGTGCCACCCTGCCTTATACATTAAAAgcactattaaaaatatttagcatCATTATACATGCTGGAAGTATaatgaggtttggggtggaggctgacaactcgcgACTCTCCATGTAATAGCTTCACGATcgcctgaggggtcccaactcccaaTTTCAGAATCCCTGTGGGTCATCAGCTCGcagtgggcggggggagggaggaaggggtatTCAGCAGAGAGGGACACTTTGGACAGTGAGACTGGATCAAACTCATAACCTTTGGCCAGAGAGCTGGGGTGTTTAATGGCTGTGCAGAGCGGAAAGGATCACAGATCTAATCTCTGTCCCATCACACCCATGCTGCATTAGGTTTGTCGAGCAGGTGAGCTCCTCTGCAGGAGATAGGTACCTGTGAATACTGAGGCAGAAGCATCTTCCCTGGGAACCCTCCTCACGTAGCCGTGTTCCACACTTCTCTTACCACAGCAACTACAGCAGCATCCATGCCGATAGCCGACACAGAGGTGTGAACTGTTTATATTGtagctctgtgcaatcccagtGCGGTTCACTCAGCCTCTTGGGGAGAAATGACATCTGAAAGGAAACAGGCTGGACACCGGAGGCACTCTAGCCAATCTTTCTTTTTCTATGTCTACGCTTCTGCGTTCTTTATCCAGCTTTCggagtaaacagtaattaagggaccttcccaaagggagatgagaactcttggcctctctgctgagtcacagaggaattggctgctctgagtatttgtgtatatttaataatTATAGTTGATTGGTACGAAAACTAGGGATAATGCCTCGGTCTCCATGGAGTCTGACACCAAGTAAATGGCCAGGATGGCTGGGTAGATAGTGGACAGACAGATCTGGAGAAAAATATCAAAGGGGAGACACTTGTCATTTTTTTCAGATACATGAGGCTATTGCTAATGGATCACAGATCTTTAATTCTCATCTGTGACTATAATCACACCCAGCAGCACCTTTTATTAAAAGATCTTTAAAATTCCTTCCAGAGAAAAGCCACTAGGAAAATATCCCCATCATACAGAtaagcaaactgaggcacagggagatgtgGTTTGAGAAATGTCACACAGAGAATGACATACAATGCATCAGTCCTGATTTCCCTCCCATAGCCATGGTCTCTCCATCAGTAACTGAACACATGACAAGAAGGAAATGGAGTCACGGTGTAGTAGGGTCCGTTTGTTGGGTGAGTGTGACGGAATTTCCTgaggtacaacctggaactggggtacctcTGAACCCTGTGGTATACCAGTCTGGCCCCCTTCTCACACTGTGAGACTGTGAGAAGCTGCAGTCATCTCAGATCTTGGACTTACACAGCCAAAACAGAAAAAGACACACCCATGTGTAGTTACAGGAGTGCTTTCACTAACCACTCATGAGCCAACAAGACAGAGCCTCCAGCCAGctctccccagctctccagccttgGACCCCAGAGCTCTACCATCAGGCCCTGAATAAAAGTTTCACCTGTGTAACTATTACCCAGTCTGCCGCTCATAGAGTTATATTATCTCaggattggaaaggacctcaggaggtgtctaCTCCAACCCCTcactcaaaggaggaccaatcctcaactaaatcatcccagccagggctttgtcaagctgggccttaaaaacctctaaggatggaattcgatcacctccctagggaacccattccagtgcttcaccaccctcctagtgacatAGTGTTTCTGAGAACCGGTACAATGCCGGCCCTACCATTGTCAGCGACTCTGGTGGCCTTTCCTGGAATCCATCATGTGGAGCCACCCAACGATCCCATGGCAGCAGAGGGGAGTGATACCAAGCCCATCTCAGAGTCTCTTCCTGAGGATGCCTAAGATAGCGTACCCCCAACCCTCTTGTCATCTGAGCCCCTCTTCCACATTGAGGCAATTGCTGCCTCAGTTGGTGGCGAGCAGGcctctggggcagtggggggagttTTCAGCTCCCTCTTTGAGGAGAacaaggccctgggtctgaccccaatCACCGAGGGGGAACATGACCCTTTGCCAGGGGGCCTCAGTCTGGGCAGTGACTTGGTCTCGCTGCCCccttctccttttctccccttgCTCAGTTTGCTGCCCCCGATCTCAAACTTGGGGCAACCCTTGAGTCATCCCCCTGTCTGGGCACAGATGGCACCTCACTCATGGCTGCCGAGGCCCTGGTGGCAACAGCCAGTGCTGAGCAGCTGGTCCACGGGACCTCCCTTCCCAATTTGGAGTCCTATTACAGATGTCATCATGCCTGACAGCATGGCTGAGTTTGTTGTGGTGCCAACCCTTGCAGAggccctccctctctttcccgCCCCTCGACTCCTCAATCAGGTCCAGCGATGCCACATCTCAGTGGTGCAGCTGCCGAGGATCCTAATCCCATTTCTGCTCCTGCAAGTAAGCGCATTCCTGTTCTTGGCCCTGTTCCCACCCCCGATGCATTGCCTgccacctccttcccctccatttcccaTACTGCCTCTGCCTACGCCAGCACCGGCGTTTTTTAATTTCCCCTGTCCCCAGACGACCCTCGGCGGGTGGTTTTCATGTCTCCCATCTCTGACCCTTTAGGGACTGCTCTCTTCCCTccatctccccctgccctgcttgaAATGGAGATGAGCAGTGAAGCTCCAACAGTACAGGCAAATAGCTGGGGTCTTTCCCCCATTTGCCCATCTCCATGTGCTGTGGGATTGACACAGAGGCCCAGCTCTCCCCCACTGTGCTGAAGGAGAAACTGCGCCGTTTCCTGAAGGAAAGTCCTCCGAGCTGAAGGGGAGGTTTTGAAGGAGAGGACGGGGACCGAGAGGCAGGATATCATGGCCTACCGGTTGGCCGGCAACTTCCGTGATTCCCTGCTGGCTTTTGCAGTTGACCACAGATTGTTGTGAGGCCTGTGAGGATCCTCCCCGGACCTCACTATGAAACCGACCATCTTCGCTAGCTTGATAACCCTGGGCTGTAGGGTGGTTCTCCGCAGGTCTCAGGTGCTCTGCTTCCTTTGAGGGATAGAGCTCTGTGATTtccctgcaggagacccacacggctCCAGCCGCCAAGGCTAGCTGGcagctgtagtgtgtgtgtgggcgggggctGTACTTTAGCCATCTGAGTGCTCATTTGGCCGGGGTGGCCACCCTGTTCTCCCCGACCAACTGCCTAAGGTGCCGGGAGTCGCTGAGGTCATGCTGAGTTtcctgaggagcagtgggcactgcctggagttctctgtccagTGTCCTTCCCGCCTCGCACCCCGGATCCCTAGTTTGGAACCAGTAAGGCTTCTCTCCACTGGCTGGCCCATctctccagctgctctgctggctggaggtctacctggctgctgctgctgctgtgcaggggggacATGAGAAGCCCATCACCATTCCTGGGGCTTGCTCGGCTGCTTGGGCACTGGtggctttctgctgctgcttctgagcctTCTGCTGCTGTCATCGAAGAGGACAAAGAGGAGGGCTGCTGCGGGACATTGTAGAGGGGGGCTCTTCCTGGACTGAGTGACTTTATATctttgcttctgtgctgctgcttgttcCTGCTGTTGTGGGGAGTAAGTGGGAATGGCGTGGAGTGCTCCCCCTACTCCATCTCTTCCCCCTACCACCGCCACCTCCACCAGTCCTACTTATAATCGGGACCTTCTCTTCGCCCCCTCGCCATGGCTCTTTGCTGTGTCCCTTCTACCAGCTGTGACTATTGCACCAGCAAGCATGGACTGCAGAAAAACAAGCACACCTTGGCACATGTTCCTCCCTCCCGTGGACTTGCCCTCCTCTCTCTGCTATATTTGGCTGGTAGCCTCCCTTTGCTTCCCAGTAGCCTCCTTGCAGCTGTTTGCCACTTTCCTCTTGCTGCCCATTTCAATTCCCCCGACTTCTGCCTTGGCATCTAggaatttgttgttgttgttgttgttactttgCCAGCTCCAGTTTGGCCCTGGAATGTGTTAgtcagcctgccctgccctccttgCCAGCTGTGCTGAATCGCTTTAGCTGTAAGGGGTTaagtagatatgtggacagaattggcactggggtttgttgcagggtttggttcctgggctaGTGCTTTTATTGTGTAGTGTGTCATTCTaatagacttaaaagtggcaattcttcaacaacaaaaaccttCAAAATCAGCTACTAACTGCTACTCGCTTTCTTCTTCTAggaagtttgggtttttttgttagtttgCCAGCTCCAGTTTGGCCCTGGAATGTGTTAGTTTCCCTGCCctgggtgtgcatgtgtgagtatgaaCATGGGCTAGGACTCGGGTCTCtaatgctttctttcttcccctgagtgacATGGGAGAATTCCCAGAACTctgctgttatttttttaataaagctttaaaatttagacaCTTGGTGTGTGCctcgtcatctcctccccaaaagATCCTGTGGccactgttataaccttagtcccagatttggaccttagcgtccaaaatatgggggttagcatgaaaacctccaagcttagttaccagcttggacctagtacttgctgccaccacccaaaaaattagagtgttttggggcactctggtccccccgaaaaacctttcctggggaccccaagacccaaatcccttgagtctcacaacaaagggaaataatcctttttcccttccccccctccagatgctcctggagagatacacagacacaagctctgtgaatccaaacagagtaacttgccctctccgtttccaatcctggaaacaaaaagtactttcctatttccccagagggaatgccaagtcaggctagcaatccaacacacagaactcccttgatttcttcctcccacc
This is a stretch of genomic DNA from Gopherus evgoodei ecotype Sinaloan lineage unplaced genomic scaffold, rGopEvg1_v1.p scaffold_50_arrow_ctg1, whole genome shotgun sequence. It encodes these proteins:
- the LOC115643085 gene encoding olfactory receptor 52R1-like, translating into MSDSNTTRFSNPSTFILLGVPGLEAAHVWISIPFCTMYTIAILGNFTILFTVKTDPSLHGPMYYFLCMLAITDLVVSTSIMPKMLAIYWFNSREINFNSCLIQLYFIHCFSVMESGIFVAMAFDRYVAICHPLRHSTILTNPVVTNIGLAMMLCSGFLALPFPLLVRQWPYCRTNIIPLSYCAHIAVVKLDCANTRISSYYGLFLVFCVIGLDVLFIALSYTQILRAIFSLPTKDARLKTFGTCISHLCSILAFYIPNFFFSLMYRFGQNVPLHFHVLIANIYLLMPPMLNPIIYGVRTKQIRDRLHRLFTHKRT